One Gadus macrocephalus chromosome 17, ASM3116895v1 genomic window, ggccctggtaaatctggtgaggagaaataagcctaattcatgattttttacaatagcgccacctttggatGCAGTatcacaaatttgggtttatcggtagagggggttattggtaaccatacctgaacatttcaagagtttttgACTTAAGGTattggctgcagtatgacttttacagaatttgaggggggaaaaaaagacgttacagaaacaataggggccaaGCAGCTTTGCTGCTCAGACCCCTAAATACAACAAAATATTGCACGAGGTTGACAACGAAACAATATGTCTGACCTTTTATTTGACGAAAAAACACAGTATGTACAAAAGACAACATTAATATAAAGGGGCATAGCCAAGTAAGACGTCAGCTTTGTGTGATCTCTATCCAGCATGCTCATGAAATTCCTTCAGCGCCCACTTCTTGACGTTGATCTCTCCCTGCAGCCTGGCGTACTCGTCGGCCAGCGCCTCAAACTCCGTCCCCAGCATCTCAAACGACGCCAGCTTGGACCCGACAGACTGCTTCTCCAGCTGACGGTCCTTCAGCTCAGACTCCAGCAGATCTCTGCCATGGAGAggcgggcaggggggagggagttgaCATTGGAGCAGGCTAGGGGGACGTCCCTTCCTTAAACCCTTACCGTTTCAGGGGTAATTATTTCTAACGATGATTAACGTTTAGCGATGGGATGACATGAAAATATGATGCCACGATTATCCTGGCCCAAATAATCCAAATCTTACAATTTTATAGCGATGAGGGAATTTCCTGTTTATCACACTATTGGGAGGTTTATAAACCTTCTGAACTAGGACAGAGGACTCCTTAAAAGTTAAACGCAACTTTCTAGAAGGAAACGCCTAGGACTTTGTACAGGAGGACTAAACAAGCGATAGTATACTATACTATAGTGACTTgccttatttttttgtgtgctgcTATGGTGTCGGCTGTGTAGGTGTCCAGCCCAATCTCCACTGACTCCATCCTGGCGGAGacataatgtgtttgtgttaagtgCACAACTAAAAGATAGTTACTCCACCCAGCCATCATCTCACAATCTAGATTAGAATCCATCACACAATTGAGAACCATATTATCCCTAATTAGGGATCATTGACTTGAACTTCCAATTTAAAGTATATTTTTCTGAAAGCCTAATATTATGGTATTCAAGAGATATACAACTGACACTGATGATAAGACAGTTTACCTGATTTTCTGCATCACCAGTTCACACTTGGCCTCCAAGTATTCCAGCTTCTTGTGGTCCAGTTGAGTCTGGATAGTCAGTCTGTGGTCCAGGATGAGCGACTGGAGGAGCTGGATGCACTTGCTCAGCTCCTAGTGAAGCAAGCCATTTGGAAAGATCACCATGAGGCATCTTAAAAGAGACATGGTGTTTCACAAGGAGCGATTAACAACAGTTTTGTGAAAAGCTTAAATCAAATATAAACGGGTGTCTAGTCTTAATGCATATACTGTTAAAACAAGAACAAGCAAGATAGGTTTCACAGTATTAGTAATCATttgtggtttgttttgattGGTGCAATAGTTTTCAGTTGTCAAACATTTCACCAATCTGCAACTGCACCCACCACTGTTTCACCATAGGTTGTGCGGTTGCTGGGGTTAGATTCAAGTGACTGTTTAAGTACATTTAAAATATCTATCCAATACACAATTTTTAATgtgtaaaaaaactaaaagcatacattttaaaagctctaaataaaaaaattgaaattacaaacaaacaatgaaaCCCACGAGGACGTAGAGCTGGGTCTGTCGCTGGAGCAGAACGGCGTTCTCACGGCAAACCTCGTTCAGGCTCTCTGCCCGCttcttctctctgtccagcTGGCCCGACAGGTGGGCCAGCTTGATGTTCTTCAGACCGTCACTCTCGCTTTCTGGTGATGAAGGGACACAGCAGCCATGACACCTCCATGGGGTATTTACAAAAGCTATTGCGTCCACTTATAATTAAAAAGGAGCAGGAAAGATATTGGGTGGCTGGCTGATAGTCTAGTCTATAGCGGTTAGGTTGTTTGACACAAAGATTCTGGGTACGAACACCTAAGTCTAgtctgtaggcatccttgggCAAGATTCCCTAATTCCTACCTTCTCATCAATGACTTACTGGAAGTTGCTTATAATAAATAGCAATAAAAGAAAGACATTTCagcgtttgttttctttctagAAGACGTGGTTGTTGTGGCGTGAATGTACCCCAGTCAGGCTGGTAGTAGGACAGCAGACTGAAGCACTTTGTCTTCAGATGTCTCTCCAGTTCCTTTGGCAAACTCTGCTTCATTCTTTGCACAATCTGCGGAAAAGTAGTCCAAAACAGATATACACAAACCTTGATGAATGCAAGTCTTGTAGTATTTCATGCAGGGTAAATTAAGAAAAACCATAGATAGATGCATTTCAAATCATATGTCAGTCCCGGATAACATGAGTGATTGAATCCCCAACAGaagtccccttcctcctcccataATGCACCTCTGCATTAATCTACCGTATATAAATGATCAGATTACAACACACCTTCTCTGTGGGCAGGAGCTCCAGCACCTGCTGAGGATCCAGCCCCAGTAGAGAGGGCCGGTCCGTGCCCgtttggggggtggtggtggtcgtggtggtggtggcggtacTGAGGTCTAGTTGACGAACACACTGAGCCACTAGAAGACACCTTTCCAATGTGGCAAAGAACTAGCAGACACGGATACAGAACATCAGAAAGGAACAGAGGAGACCTCGTTACCATGTTAATGtcatgaaaaatatatttttgtgagAGCTCAGACCCGTGTACCTGACACAACATTTCTTAAATGGGATCGATATCCCATTATAAAAAACAGGAAATTCCTACTGTTTTTCGACAACAAATTAAAAAACTTTATTTAACTTAATTTtagcacacacatactaacaaaATTGTAAAAGCAAAACAGAAATACGGTATTACAcgcgttgtgtgtgtatgtgtgtatatacatatcagtggaggcttctccagtgaggagaggcaggaagatcctccttaacatcgttgagaataaaaaatgtagattgcccagactactaatgaattaatgcttttaaatatgactaccgtactttaatgcctttgtatcTAATGTTTGTTTCCCTCAGTAAAGGGACCTTAGCATCCCCTATcacctattgacaattacttcagagaggacgttcctccctcagcctccattgactcccattcatttcacCGAAAGTGTTGgtggccggtgaataacatggggttcaatgggagagaggaggaaagtcctcctcttagttggtgtgactagctaagggatCTGGATCCTGCCTACGTCTGTTCATAGCGcatggctgcgctatgaaccaataagcaggagccctggctgtggagcagcttggagggaggggggttatCCCCTCAAGTCTAGTGGTGTGTTGCTGAACCTttggacgccagccttccgagttgcactttcCGGTCTCTGAGCATTTATAGCGgtcctgttcgtctttgtgattgtttcatgaaattggctagtcgttgtttattgttagctacattagtctctttagcaaaccagcccgaaaacaaacaacataactttacattgtattgcacgcacagcaagaccatgtaatgtataaattggtgaccggaataaagtagcaatgtaatcaagtgtctaagagcattaaaatgacctTTGtggtacaaataaaaaaataaaaatctcttcacgggcgcagccattttgttgagagcgtcatcactgctctcggtctactctcagatttccgaaagatgaagacaaaaagtgGGCGTGCCTCCGAGAAACGCCGCAAAAAAGAtgggagatcttcgactttcgactGAGGGCAAAAATGGTAGAGGGCAAAATTAGGCCCAATGCTAGGCCCAGATTATTTTATTGAGTTTTAAAAAATCAAGAgaaggcctgatttgactaattggctttgcatcctttccttctgcccttgttgtccaagacatgctgcccaccagctttcaaagtacaatgctgccaaTGGTGGATTTGTATaaattcacataattatccctacctgctattttgtagttccccaaaacaccctgaaacaacattcttatgccaccatacgccactaacagtgcaagcaggccaatggcaaccaagcacgcagtccttcctccctcactttaaaaaccaccagccgccactgtgtgtgtgtgtgtgtgtgtgtgtgtgtgtgtgtgtgtgtgtgtgtgtgtgtgtgtgtgtgtgtctcccataCCATGGTGACGTCGGGGGGCAGAGTGGTGCGATGCTTCTTCACGTGGTGGTCCTGCATCATCTCCTGCAGCGTGCGATGCAGGCTTTCCACCTGCAGCCAGCGACGCCTCTGGTTCTGCAGCTTCTGCTCTGCCTTGGATCAGGAAACAACCGTTTTAATGgccaagcacactcacacattcaagGAATTTATCTCTGCTTTTTCCAGGCAATCCCAGATAATAAAAATGTCTGCGTTTTAAAactgcaataaaaaaatacatctttAGATAACAATATTTACATGCAGTTAATAGTAAACGTATCTTACCTTCTCAAGATCCGTCTTGAGTGGGGCCGAAAGTCCGGTTTGGTCAACGTGCTGTGACAAGGTTGCCAGGAGTTTACAAAGCTTGGGGTTCTGCATCAAGTCCTCCTCAGTGAGGTCGCACAACGGGAAGGACGCCAGCACTAGGGTCGGGGAGAAACCAAACCACCCCCACAACTAGATCGTTACAATGGACTACACCTGAAACACGTTACAaacaggctgtctgtctgtcggtctacCTGCATTTAATTATAGGGATGAAGTGGAATCGTACCTTCTTGATGCAAGTTGTCTCCCTTCCCAAGTGAAGATTCACTAACAGTCTCAGCAGAAGACATCATCAGATCAATAATATCACGAATTTACGTGAGTTGTACTGCCGCTCTATTACAACCAATGATAAACGTCTCGTACTAATAACGATGACACATTCGACGGCTGTAGATTACGAAGTAACCATTCGAGTTGTTTATGTCTGTAAATGGACTTCCTGATTCAAGCTCAAGTCGCGCGCGTCGTCAACAAGCTTTGCTATTGGTTGAGTGGCCGTTTCCtccttctattttttttttggccgtTCCAAACTATTAGTGGTGAATGACTGCCCCCATCTGGTCGTCTCACCACCCTACACCTGTAGACAACTGCATCAGGAAGTatggtcaaatatatattttttattacacCTTACTTCCTTAATATACGCAcataatatagcctacatacttatataatttatatattctGTTTGGAACTGAACAGGAAAATTATAGAGCATTTATGGTGGACATAAAAAACCTGCAATATGGCATTATTAATGGACTGTTATCCATGTGTGAGGCATTCATTGAATACAATAAAGGTGACCTTTTTTCACAGAGGTGTTGctctaaataaaaataaaaacggtaCTGCTCTTTGTACGTACCAGGGCACAGGTAGTAGGCTAAACTAGTAAAGCTATAAGACATTGACCCTGGGCCATTGACCATGTGCCCTGCCCTGGTACACAAAGGTAGAAGACTCATAATTTGTATTATAACAACAGCTTTGTTGGCCTTATATGACTATCCTACAGGGCCACACAGAATAAACATGCATATACATACTTTAAATGCAACTATTTACATTAAACACAAGAAGAAAAGTTATAAATAATGCAACTAACATTAGTCCCTGTTTTCATATGAAATATAGTGCGGCGCAAATATAGAATGAAACAGTTGAGCTTATTTCTGCCCCTATATACCATTTGAGGAGGGACATTTTCACTGTCATGATCTGGTATTGCCCCTTCCTCTTGccctcacacacccaccccacTTCCCCAAGACACGGAGAACCCAGTGAGCCGTATAACATAGGAAcatttgctgctgctgtttgccCCTTCTGTCTGCTCCTTGTGGGGCTCTCCTTTGTAAGCGTTTTGATACTGGGACACCGGGATGGGAAAACCCTGATGAAGAGGGGGAGGCTGCATGAGGAAAACTTGGTGGAAGTTTAATTTAAGGGACATGGATTCAGAATTTCATGCAATGTAGTTTATATACATTTCTATGGAGTGacaacgatgatgatgatgatgaagatgatgattttgatgatgaggatgatggtggCAAATGTAGGAATTTTGCTATGAAGACTTGTTTGATAAATCGTCGCCCACTGATTATTATTTTGGTGGTATTATCTCATAATGAAAGGCTTAATGATGCTGACATTACTAAATAGAATAGACATTATCAGgcccctctttttttttacatctttctACTGCAAAACATGATAAGCCCCTTGATGATATTGTAATCATTATCTTGTCAGAGAATTATCTTTGAAATCAGCAGCAATTTAGACATGATACCTAGAGAATTTCAATCTCTCCATGTTCTGTGATTTTACACCACTTGCCCTTAGCAACCTATGAGCGTGTAACCTCGGCCTACTTCTAGAGATCTAGAGCAGCGTGGCGGCACTTGTTTCCTCCCAGTTGGAGATGCAGGAAGGGTGCAGGCCAGGACACTTCCCGTCAATAAAGCCGCAACACTTAACTGAtttacatcccataataacatGCCTATCCTCCATCAGCCCAAGAGTTGTGATGCTGGCCTGCTGCTCAGCATGCAGAGAGCTGAGTATGGTGACATGACATGCAAGCTGTTCAGAAACGTTGACTTGGGTTAAATGTGTACGGTCAACGCCCCATCTGTCCTGTGCTGTGCACATGCTCAACATATTGTATTATGATACTTTGTACACACtttattcgttgttgtttttttacatatattTGAATGAAAGGAATGGGCTGGATAGGGTTGTGTCAAGGGCATTTACTCCCAGCTGAACTCAGTTTGATTCCTAATGTCAGCAGCAAGTCCTGTCGTCATCTTTTAGCAATATATCTATCCTCTTTACCTGCTCGTTAAAGAAACTGatctaataataatgatagtaataaaacctaagaagaacaatagttgagcgctgcatgcagcactcacctaataattataattaactATGTCGTTCTGGTTGCAATCTTCTTTCGACACTTGACGAATCACTTGAAAATCAAGCCGATACTTTCCAGCTACACTGCAGATGAGGCGACACGCATTTTTAGCCTGCAATCGCAATTCCTTCGTGTGTTGTAACGGCCTGGGTCCCCTTCTGACCAATCTGATCTGTGCGGTTCACACAGCTGCTTTCTGGCAGCAGGTGTGGGACATATCTGTTCTTCCAGAAGCTTCCTCTTCGTTGCTTTTTCTTAACCATGTCTTGTTAGTTGTTCTATTTAACTCTCATTCATTTGGAAAAACAGCAAGGAATTGTTATCCTTTGGGATAACGAGCTAATAACTATTTTAGAAAAGTTATTACACTGACACAACCTTTTTGCTTTGCATCacagtttaaataaaaaaaacctgcacatatacattaacattaacatcgATTTTATAATACTTTACATCTTGTTATATTGCATGATCAGACACTACTTACTTTGATATAACGTATAGTATAGGCCTATCAAATTGGTGCTCTACTATGGTATAACCTACTGGACTATTACCCAATGGTGTTGCTGTATAGTAGTTTACACAATGCCTGGTAGTGTGTTGCATACTGGTTCTTAGTTATCAATGAGTGAGCAAAACCGGATACCGGGTCCAGTTAATTCGAGTACCGATATAACTGGCACGAAGTAAATCCAATAGATCCGGATGGGATACAATGTCCAAATAGCCATTGGTGAAAAACGTGAACCAACCTCTAATTAAAAAACCAATCAACACACGCTAGACTAGATCGACGACATCTGTAGCCAATCCGCAGCCGGTATCGTGGCTGGGGCGGGTCTTTTGCAATTGAGGGGTGGGTTCTTTGAGGTCATTCAGTCCCTCGCCGATCCACTCTATCAGCGTGCTTTTGAGGGGACGGGTGGTTGGAGTAAGGAGGTGCCGGGCTACAGTGCACCAACAACGCGTTTTTTTTTGGAAGGAAGCCTAGCTGCACAACTGCATCACCACAAACAAAGGAAGGAATCCCCGGTGACGACTCGCGGAAAAAAGGAGATATACAACAACGACTGCGCCCAGGCGCGTACTGAAAACACACGCAGTAAGATATAGCCCCTGTTTGATAGCTAGCGCCCCATTCAAAGACACCGAGGCACCGAGGTGTTAATAGCCTAGCCTAGCTAATTGCCCATTCGCTAGCATTCTCTGCCTGTAGTCTGAGCATCATTAGCTTCGTGGGCTCCGTTGACGCACGTCAGGGCTCGTCGGCCGGTGCGGTGTCATCCTGCTCAGTGAGCCCCACATTTTTACACACGGAACCGGCCGCTGGAGATAGCGTCTGCGGGTGCCATCagtcaacaccaccatcaccaccacctatCTCCCCCGACCCCTTCACCtcagcccctctccctccaccctccgaCACACTGGAGATCCACAAGCGGCCGgggagcggcggcggcgacgggcCGGCCAGGCTGGGGGTTGTACCGGCTGAACCGCCGGGAGGCGGAGCGTCTCCGGACAAGTTGCCCGGCCGTGGTGAGCTACCGACGGCGAGCATGGACGGGCTGGCGGTGGAGGTGCGGGGCTCGAACGGGGCCTTCTACAAGGTAAACTGCCGTCAGGAAAGGTGGTTGGAAGCTTAAAGTAAAAAGTTTCAACCACGAATTggaatgttttttatactttatTGATGTATTGGGACTTCTCTAGCCATCCACTCGGTGAATATGAGCAGTGGTCCGGACGGATGGAGATGAGTCCGGGTGTGTTGTGGCCATGGTGGGGTGGATGGTTGTGTTAGCTCATGCTAGCTGTGGGAGCTAGGTACCACAgtcatcagtgtgtgtgcatggcccAGCCTAAATGCATTTTTAGCAACTGTCATGTTATTTAACCTCGCCAAACAACTATTACTATGTAGCACTGAAACGGCTGACTCAATATTTCTAAAATAGTTAATTTCAGTTTAATAAATGACGACTAATACTAGCCCTATTATGAGGCTGTGTTTTAGCATTGTCGTGCAATTTGTGATCTACATTGCTACGACTGAAAGCAGTAATATGTGTTTATAGTTGATCATAAAAACTTAATTGTAGGCTTTATCTAATGCCGACCACGATGTACACATTTTAAGATATGGTCTACattgaaatgtaatgtttaGTTGTGAGTGTTCTGCTTTGCTTTCTGTGTGTCCACTTTCAGTTCATGTCAATCTTCATGGGAAAGGCTGCCTTAAGTTTCACGCCTAGTCACATGGCATCGCTGTCgtcattaaaatgttttttttctttcaagcAGAACTTTAATAACAAATCCAATTCGAAacgttgtgttgtttttattaacaAAACATCCGTCATTACCATTTTCGTGAGGTATTTTGGACGATTTCATTTTTGTGGTACAGCATAAACGCAGCCAGTGCCTAGAATTGAATGGCATGAGCcagtactatgctgattttttttttccgcaAGTATAATGGTACAATATTAGTAAGTGTCCTTTTTGCGGGACTAGCAGTGGGTCTCAGTCCTTACACCGGCCCACATGGTGGCTCAGTGACTATATttacccccccctctcacctgtCGTTATGTTTTACAGCCTGACAGCTCGACCCTGGCATGAATTAACTTTTTCCACTCTTCTATTCACTGCCTCCATTATCTttctctatctatccatccatcccccgCTCTCACCGCCATTACATGTGTCTGAGAGATGCTTCACTTAAATAATGCTGGAGATGGATGCTCACTATCTCCAGTTACAAGCTCCTTTGCTTTTTGTTTTACTGTTAAGGGTAGCCATGTTTGGTGGAGGGGATGGCAGCTCCGATGCTTGAAGTCGGTTAACACTCgtcttgtattttttttttcattctgggTTTTCCCCGCAACCACCTATGACTCACAAGAATCCTTTTTGTTTCTAAAATTTCAATAATGCAGGACTTGCAATATATCCCCAAGTTCTGTTAATAGGACAGCCCCTTTTGGAGGTGCACCGAACACCGCGATAAACCAATGGTCTGTTCGGCTGTGGGAGACCTCATTTTAATGTTATTTGCTGTATTCATTGTTATTAAAGGATATTAGCTGTTGGGGCCTCCAAAGATCGCCTACCATGCCCCGGCTCGCCTCGCCTCGCCTAGTTAAACTAGCTTAGCCACCCTGCCTTTGAACCCTCCAGAATGAATGGATCACAGAGAAACTTCACGTGGTCTTGTGCCCAAACATGGGCCACCGCCACCTCCCACCTACCCCCCGACCCCATGCGTCACACCTCTAAGAAggaccccccctgctccttgTGACAGGGGAGCACTCTAGGCAAACCGGCTTGCCTTTCCTGACCTAGCATGCACACGCTGGCCACCACAGGCAGCTGTCTCCTGAGCGACGcctgcacaaacgcacacatttcttaattttgtgtgttttagtaATAGTGGCTGACATGCAGCCGCCATGGCACAAATTTGGGTAGAAGATTTACTTTtcgtgtgggagggggggggtcccatTGAGGTGTCATGGTACTAGCCAGACCATGACTGGAACCATGAGGCTCCTAGCTGACCACTACCGTCGCCTCCGTACTACGCAAGCTTGAGGATTTGCGACACactcctcgccccccccctctctacccATATAAGGCCGTGTCCTACTGATGGCTATAGCAaaccccagcctccacccttATGACTTTAAAGGTGAAGCTGGGAGTTGAATGGAGGCCACCGACATAGCTTCACATAGGGCCGGTTATTAACGTTTCGCTGTCTCATAAGTTTCGGGAGAGTTTCCTCGGCGTCATGCGATCGCTACATATAGGCCACACCATGCATGTCTGCTCCGCCATGgtgctcacacacaccgacCCCCACACTCCCTGGTCCACAACGCCACCCAGTCCTCCAGAAGccactctgtatgtgtgtgaggtatTCCTGGGAGGGCCGCCTGGGGAGGAAACTCGAACGCCCCTCGTCACTTTCCCTGACATGCCGGTGTCAGAGCCAACTAAACGGGATTAGATTTACACTAGGAATTCTACTCGGGGCCCAAGATTATTCTTTATGTtaatttctctgtgtgtttgtgtgtcactctttctccgtctctcgtctctccgtctgtctcgcTCTGTATCTTGGGAACTGGCTTCCAGCCGGCACTGTGACTTGAACACATACTTTCTCAATTACTGAAATCCAGTCAAAATTAACTGCTCCCTTTCCCCTCCAATATCCCTCTTGCATCATTCCCTGTTAAATCtgtgttttaaaaaaacaaaacaaaataacctatcctccttttttgttttgtttttcctcaGGGTTACATCAAAGATGTCCACGAAGACTCCCTAACAATAGTATTTGAAAACAAGTAAGTTATTATTCACTAAAACACG contains:
- the haus4 gene encoding HAUS augmin-like complex subunit 4 codes for the protein MMSSAETVSESSLGKGDNLHQEVLASFPLCDLTEEDLMQNPKLCKLLATLSQHVDQTGLSAPLKTDLEKAEQKLQNQRRRWLQVESLHRTLQEMMQDHHVKKHRTTLPPDVTMFFATLERCLLVAQCVRQLDLSTATTTTTTTTPQTGTDRPSLLGLDPQQVLELLPTEKIVQRMKQSLPKELERHLKTKCFSLLSYYQPDWESESDGLKNIKLAHLSGQLDREKKRAESLNEVCRENAVLLQRQTQLYVLELSKCIQLLQSLILDHRLTIQTQLDHKKLEYLEAKCELVMQKIRMESVEIGLDTYTADTIAAHKKIRDLLESELKDRQLEKQSVGSKLASFEMLGTEFEALADEYARLQGEINVKKWALKEFHEHAG